A DNA window from Naumovozyma dairenensis CBS 421 chromosome 7, complete genome contains the following coding sequences:
- the DCN1 gene encoding NEDD8 ligase DCN1 (similar to Saccharomyces cerevisiae DCN1 (YLR128W); ancestral locus Anc_8.322): MAKKYLSRNNWRLNYALNEYYDKEIGSFIGDDDDDDGCKTILPDLNKYPQELIALFKKYSSKNNDSLYEFIDVDGLINYINDLKYNLEDLVTICLAKLLHCENLKDGINKQQFLSNWYLQGCSTLEQMQHVLNDLDVKLHQDASYFTQIYNYTFDLIIDVDDGDSTRNNTNIGDDTTNSNDTSIVIVPRMKDNNLDVETAIAYWKVFFNVNEQYPVKVNKELLSLWFQFLNEERKKEITKDQWQMLLEFFKKFSNLEMMKQNYDETAAWPYMIDEFYEYLQDTGRI, encoded by the coding sequence ATGGccaaaaaatatctttctAGAAACAATTGGAGGTTAAACTATGCATTGAATGAGTACTATGATAAAGAGATCGGCAGTTTCATTGgcgatgatgatgatgatgatggatGTAAAACGATTTTACCCGATTTAAATAAGTACCCTCAAGAGTTGATAGCCTTgtttaagaaatattcctctaagaataatgattcattatatgaattcattgatgTCGATggtttaattaattatattaatgatttaaaatACAACTTAGAAGACTTAGTGACCATTTGTTTGGCAAAATTATTGCATTgtgaaaatttgaaagatggGATTAATAAGCAACAATTCTTGTCTAACTGGTATTTACAAGGTTGCTCTACATTGGAACAAATGCAACATGTGTTGAATGATTTGGATGTGAAATTACATCAGGATGCTAGTTACTTTACTCAGATTTATAACTACACCTTTGATCTAATtattgatgttgatgatggCGATAGTACGAGgaataataccaatatcGGGGATGACACTACCAATAGCAACGATACATCAATAGTGATAGTACCGAGGATGAAAGATAACAATTTAGATGTAGAGACAGCGATTGCATATTGGAAAGTATTCTTCAATGTTAATGAACAATATCCGGTTAAAGTTAATAAAGAGTTATTAAGCCTATGGTTCCAATTTCTTAATGAAGAACGTAAGAAAGAGATAACAAAGGACCAATGGCAAATGTTattagaatttttcaagaaattttctaatttagaaatgatgaaacaaaattatgatGAAACGGCAGCATGGCCTTATatgattgatgaattttatGAGTATTTACAAGACACAGGACGTATTTAA
- the DIP2 gene encoding snoRNA-binding rRNA-processing protein DIP2 (similar to Saccharomyces cerevisiae DIP2 (YLR129W); ancestral locus Anc_8.324), whose translation MVKSYQRFEQESVFGVINSNSNCIWLPSDSNPSTSPGQIITSALENINIWDIKTGELSSHLIDSLIPPPGSIDAKSTKPAETTYLQHHKDTNLLAVGYNDGVIKVWDLYSKTVLCNLNGHSSAITVLKFDSTGTRLISGSRDSNIIVWDLVSEVGLYKLRSHKDAITGIWCNEMQNNGEDDENELDWLISTSKDGLIKIWDLKIQQCIETHIAHTGECWSVAVRNDLLITTSSDSQIKIWELNLDNDDDGKNKKLIEKGIYEKQSKQRGLSIEFIDTADETGFFYIQNADKTVEIFRLRKQDEINKAIKKRTKRLTEKGMTPEDIEQNIKDSYISLIMHPFQIVRSIYKIKAVTWTIATPSKLELCLTTSNNTIEYYSTPYEKREPTQPTPNKLHTIELQGQRTDIRSIDISDDNKLLATASNGLLKIWNIKTKSCIRTFECGYSLTCKFLPGGTLVIVGTRGGELQLFDLASSTLLETIEDAHDAAIWSLDLTSDGKRLVTGSADKSVKFWDFQLEQELVAGTVDKYLPKLKLFHDTTLELNDDILSVKISPEDKFLAVSLLDNTVKVFFMDTMKFFLSLYGHKLPVLSIDISFDSKLIITSSADKNIKIWGLDFGDCHKSLFAHQDSIMNVKFVPESHNFFSCSKDGLIKYWDGDKFECIQKLAGHQSEVWSIAIANDASFIVSSSHDHSIRIWEETEDEVFLEEEREKELEELYEDTLLTSLEEDNGDDAFKKDGGEDKDEATDVHKQTMESLKASERLMEAFDLGMKEIEAMEEYERELKNWQRKDSNNKATQTVPIKPQGNAILLAIKKTPEEYIMDTLVRIKPSQLEDALLVLPFSYIIKFLKFIDIVINSKKILNNHLPLICRILFFIVKSNHKELVSQKNEELKSQITRVKDNLRNALKNNEDDLGFNIQGLKFIKQQWKLKHNYEYVDDQDQKAQEAKFAKKRTFGTII comes from the coding sequence ATGGTGAAGTCATACCAACGTTTCGAACAAGAATCTGTCTTTGGTGTCATCAATTCAAACTCCAATTGTATCTGGCTTCCATCAGATTCTAACCCATCCACATCACCTGGCCAAATAATCACAAGTGCCcttgaaaatataaacattTGGGATATCAAAACCGGTGAATTATCTTCCCATTTAATAGACTCTCTAATCCCACCACCAGGGTCCATCGATGCAAAATCAACAAAACCAGCAGAAACTACATACTTACAACATCATAAAGATACAAACCTTTTAGCTGTTGGATATAACGATGGTGTCATAAAAGTCTGGGATCTTTATTCTAAAACTGTACTTTGTAATTTAAATGGTCATTCATCAGCAATTACTGTTTTGAAATTCGATTCTACTGGGACAAGATTGATTTCTGGGTCTAGAGATTCAAATATTATCGTTTGGGATCTAGTTAGTGAAGTTGGGTTGTATAAATTACGTTCTCATAAGGATGCCATTACTGGTATTTGGTGTAATGAAATGCAAAATAATggagaagatgatgaaaacgAATTGGATTGGCTGATTAGTACTTCAAAGGATGGTTTGATTAAAATTTGggatttgaaaattcaaCAATGTATAGAGACTCATATTGCTCATACGGGGGAATGTTGGTCTGTAGCTGTAAGGAATGATCTTTTAATAACGACTAGCTCTGATTCTCAAATTAAGATTTGGGAATTGAAtcttgataatgatgacgatggaaaaaacaagaagTTAATTGAAAAGGGAATATATGAGAAGCAAAGTAAACAAAGAGGGTTAtctattgaatttattgacaCTGCAGATGAAACTGGATTTTTCTACATTCAAAACGCTGATAAAACAGTTGAGATCTTCAGACTAAGAAAGcaagatgaaattaataaagcAATTAAGAAAAGGACTAAAAGGCTCACAGAAAAGGGTATGACCCCCGAGGACATTGAACAAAACATTAAAGATTCATACATTTCATTGATAATGCATCCATTCCAAATTGTAAGATcaatttataaaataaaagcTGTAACATGGACCATTGCAACTCCATctaaattagaattatGTCTCACCACATCAAATAACACCATCGAATATTATTCCACGCCATACGAAAAAAGAGAACCAACACAACCAACTCCAAATAAATTACATACAATTGAATTACAAGGTCAAAGAACTGATATACGTTCCATTGACATTAGTGACGATAACAAATTATTAGCCACCGCTTCCAACGggttattgaaaatttggaatataaAGACAAAATCTTGTATCAGAACTTTCGAATGTGGATATTCTTTAACTTGTAAATTCTTACCTGGTGGCACACTTGTCATAGTAGGTACACGTGGTGGTGAACTACAATTATTCGATTTGGCATCTTCCACTTTATTAGAAACTATTGAAGATGCTCATGATGCGGCTATTTGGTCATTAGATTTGACAAGTGATGGTAAAAGATTAGTGACAGGTTCTGCTGATAAAAGTGTTAAATTTTGGGATTTCCAATTAGAACAGGAATTAGTGGCCGGTACGGTGGATAAATATTTAcctaaattgaaattattcCATGATACTACTTTagaattgaatgatgatatcTTAAGTGTAAAAATATCTCCCGAGGATAAATTTTTAGCTGTGTCTTTGTTAGACAATACAGTGAAAGTTTTCTTTATGGATacaatgaaatttttcttaaGTTTATATGGTCATAAATTGCCTGTTTTATCCATTGATATTTCGTTTGATTCCAAATTAATTATAACATCATCTGCtgataagaatattaaaatttggGGGTTGGATTTTGGGGATTGTCATAAATCTTTATTTGCTCATCAAGATTCTATTATGAATGTTAAATTCGTACCTGAATCACataatttctttagttGTTCTAAAGATGgattaattaaatattgggatggtgataaatttgaatgtATTCAGAAATTAGCAGGTCATCAAAGTGAAGTTTGGTCCATTGCCATTGCTAATGATGCAAGTTTCATTGTTTCATCTTCTCATGACCATAGTATTAGAATATGGGAAGAAACTGAAGATGAAGTATTCTTAGAGGAAGAACGtgaaaaggaattagaagaattgTATGAAGATACATTATTGACATCATTGGAAGAAGataatggtgatgatgCTTTTAAAAAGGATGGTGGggaagataaagatgaagCTACTGATGTTCATAAACAAACTATGGAATCATTAAAGGCAAGTGAACGTTTAATGGAAGCATTCGATTTAGGtatgaaagaaattgaagctatggaagaatatgaaagggaattgaaaaattggcAAAGGAAAGACAGTAATAACAAGGCAACACAAACTGTTCCAATCAAACCACAAGGGAATGCAATTTTACTTGCCATTAAAAAGACCCCTGAAGAATACATAATGGATACTTTGGTTAGAATAAAACCATctcaattagaagatgCATTATTGGTTTTACCCTTCTCATACATTATaaaattcttgaaattcattgatattgtaattaattccaaaaaaattttaaacAATCATTTACCATTGATTTGTAGAATTTTATTCTTCATTGTTAAATCAAATCACAAGGAATTAGTATCtcaaaaaaatgaagaattgaaatcacAAATAACAAGAGTAAAAGATAATTTAAGAAATGcgttgaaaaataatgaagatgatttaggatttaatattcaaggtttgaaatttattaaacaaCAATGGAAATTAAAACATAATTATGAATACGTTGATGATCAAGATCAAAAAGCTCAAGAAGCTAAATTTGCTAAAAAGAGAACGTTTGGTACTataatatag
- the ACE2 gene encoding DNA-binding transcription factor ACE2 (similar to Saccharomyces cerevisiae SWI5 (YDR146C) and ACE2 (YLR131C); ancestral locus Anc_8.326): protein MESVPNSSWLMDPSDVLKNANIIPATESTSNTQNTHNMNGSYARDMDNIIGPNNIYYQQPYLIKSSTNSCNNNNNNNDNTNAPLFEDQDNFDSLFDLNYTDIDSLLTQELKDLDIPLIPTDNNNSSNDSNQWNNHQYGKKSMSHKRGPSGTAIFGFLNHNKNLSISSVNRHILELSKDPTSFDINFLQNNSNNTIQEVPNENPATNHLSQSLLKQQEKLRLALEQQKEVNKKLELQLKENQLQQEKLQRVLLEQEAVAQQLVSKNTNNDPYETNNDDAFIITTPPPKINLNPSSNNNNSNNKYSNNNNNIRNDELIITTNSTNGKYQFPPPIMISPANSNSNSNSSMNASPTRRGRGHNRRFILSEVSDNGNIEDESFRATKDGGNNDNFSTNTPDLLATTNYFQELSKQRDCYPPVSSTKLAPSAVIAPPLNSPFYIQSPGKESNDTLQEKSSFLNPFTANTQYSSSSPSEPATSRTILSLHSKKDSCLSTVSTIPQTLDEALINSQGIEHDNQKRLLGLGLNMALESTTTEQQQQQQRRDSIRKPPPLNILPTIPGSSNNTPIKKNKNQFPQKHTFQHTPIKTLTPMRTHNNAISPTASNLEAPLPPPPTLPLSLLSTPTPPRSQTIRTTSPTRITKKPTTLPPGTIDQYVEELPNKQFGCLYPNCDKIFKRRYNVRTHIQTHLEDRPYRCEFRGCEKAFVRNHDLVRHKKLHAEKHMKTQSPIKKKNAIEEERSPVKETIERDKDKGIVVMKIQEQLREEQEGHESSSTLAQEPTITRVCSDDSMTSMWVD, encoded by the coding sequence ATGGAGTCTGTTCCAAATTCTTCATGGCTCATGGATCCCTCTGATGTACTGAAGAATGCTAATATAATACCTGCCACTGAAAGCACTTCAAATACTCAAAATACTCACAATATGAACGGTTCTTATGCTAGGGACATGGATAATATAATTGGGCCGAATAACATTTATTACCAACAACCATATCTAATAAAGAGCAGCACCAACAgttgtaataataacaataataataacgataatacGAATGCACCTCTTTTTGAAGACCAAGATAACTTCGATTCTCTTTTCGATTTAAACTATACAGACATAGATAGTCTTTTAACtcaagaattgaaagacCTAGATATACCACTAATACCTACcgataacaataatagtaGTAATGACAGCAATCAATGGAATAACCATCAATACGGTAAGAAATCAATGTCTCATAAGAGAGGACCAAGTGGTACAGCCATCTTTGGTTTCTTGaatcataataaaaatcTGAGTATATCGAGCGTTAATAGACACATACTTGAACTGTCAAAAGATCCGACAAGCtttgatattaattttctacaaaataatagtaataatactatACAAGAAGTCCCTAATGAAAATCCAGCTACTAACCACTTAAGTCAAAGTTTACTCAAACAACAAGAGAAATTAAGATTGGCATTAGAACAACAGAAGGAAGTtaacaaaaaattagaattacaattgaaagaaaatcaacttcaacaagaaaaattacaaagagTATTGTTGGAACAAGAAGCTGTCGCCCAACAATtagtttcaaaaaatacaaataatgatcCCTATGAGAcgaataatgatgatgcttTCATAATAACAACCCCTCCTCCTAAAATAAATCTGAATCCAAGTagcaacaataataatagtaacaataaatatagcaataataataataatattcgaAATGATGAGTTGATCATTACTACCAATTCTACAAACGGTAAATATCAATTCCCACCTccaataatgatatcaCCTGCAAATTCTAACTCTAATTCAAATAGTTCAATGAATGCATCTCCAacaagaagaggaagaggaCATAATAGAAGATTCATACTCTCTGAAGTATCGgataatggtaatattgAGGATGAATCATTTCGAGCGACAAAGGATGGTggtaataatgataacttCTCGACGAATACACCAGACTTATTGGCGACAACAAACTATTTCCAAGAATTGAGTAAACAAAGAGATTGTTATCCTCCTGTATCATCTACAAAACTTGCGCCTTCGGCTGTAATTGCTCCACCTTTAAATTCACCATTTTATATTCAATCACCAGGGAAAGAAAGCAATGATACCTTACAAGAAAAGTCAAGTTTCTTGAATCCATTCACAGCCAATACACAGTATTCATCGTCGTCGCCATCTGAACCTGCTACTTCAAGGACTATATTATCACTCCATAGCAAAAAAGATTCTTGTCTTTCAACAGTTTCAACAATCCCACAAACACTTGATGAAGCACTTATAAATTCTCAAGGAATAGAACATGATAACCAAAAGCGATTACTAGGATTAGGTTTGAATATGGCTCTAGagtcaacaacaacagaacaacaacaacaacaacaaaggCGAGATTCAATACGGAAACCACCACCCTTAAATATACTACCCACGATCCCAGGTTCTTCAAACAATACACCaatcaagaagaataagaatCAATTCCCACAAAAGCATACATTTCAACATACACCAATCAAGACACTGACTCCCATGAGAACACATAACAACGCTATATCGCCTACAGCTTCCAATCTAGAGGCACCACTGCCGCCCCCACCAAcattaccattatcattGTTGTCAACACCAACACCTCCAAGATCACAAACGATACGGACAACAAGCCCCACAAGAATAACGAAGAAACCAACCACATTACCACCAGGAACGATAGATCAATACGTTGAAGAATTACCAAACAAACAATTCGGATGTCTATACCCCAATTGTGAtaagatattcaaaagaagatataACGTACGAACACATATTCAAACACATTTAGAGGATCGTCCATACCGTTGTGAATTCCGCGGTTGTGAGAAGGCATTTGTCAGGAATCATGATCTTGTTAGACATAAGAAGTTGCATGCTGAGAAGCATATGAAGACTCAATCTCcaatcaagaagaagaacgCCATTGAAGAGGAGCGTAGCCCAGTTAAGGAGACCATAGAGAGAGACAAAGATAAAGGTATAGTCGTGATGAAGAtacaagaacaattaaGGGAGGAACAGGAGGGTCATGAGTCATCATCCACCTTGGCACAAGAGCCAACAATAACAAGAGTTTGTAGCGATGACTCCATGACCTCTATGTGGGTTGATTAA
- the USB1 gene encoding phosphoric diester hydrolase (similar to Saccharomyces cerevisiae YLR132C; ancestral locus Anc_8.327) — translation MIEERQDNENTNDDQLPPIPDSILNKYHIEPNLAKYDIEQTSPSQNKSTKVMYLRSSQRKLDQFWQAFIYLECKPTRGDRQFLSQIISTTNNNAKLHTSMTNNGTALKFSPLYRSKLGSPQNLHVTLTPNIPFASEALRDSMLQVLSDKINKCKIRPFVLEFESARACKLLRSVVNDKLFLALDVKEEIKRNQLMEIHEIIDETLKKVIPEYYSQSWKNRAKDFYLNNAHMSLAESNTVPSRMVKDFKKLQDLLSYNNNPKNCNDGDKETIQEENNLSFQIRTLKVDIDRQTLTIPFIPL, via the coding sequence ATGATTGAAGAAAGACAAGATAACGAGAACACAAACGACGATCAATTACCGCCGATTCCAGACTCGATTctaaataaatatcatATTGAACCAAACCTGGCTAAATACGATATTGAACAAACATCTCCATCTCAAAACAAGAGTACTAAAGTAATGTACTTACGCAGCTCTCAACGTAAATTAGACCAATTCTGGCAGGCCTTCATTTATTTAGAATGCAAACCTACCCGTGGAGATCGTCAATTTCTTTcacaaataatatcaacaacTAATAACAATGCTAAACTTCATACTTCAATGACTAATAACGGCACTGCCTTAAAATTTTCTCCTTTATATAGGAGTAAGTTAGGATCACCACAGAACTTGCATGTTACGTTGACTCCCAATATTCCATTCGCCTCGGAAGCATTAAGGGATTCTATGCTTCAAGTTTTATCTGATAAGATTAATAAGTGTAAGATACGACCAtttgttcttgaatttgaatctgCGAGAGCTTGCAAACTCCTTAGATCAGTCGTCAATGATAAGTTGTTTTTGGCGCTGGACgttaaagaagaaatcaagAGAAATCAACTAATGGAAATCCATGAAATCATCGATGAAACTCTGAAGAAAGTTATACCAGAGTATTATTCGCAATCATGGAAGAATCGGGCTAAagatttttatttgaacaATGCCCATATGTCCCTTGCTGAATCTAATACTGTTCCCTCAAGAATGGTCAAGGATTTTAAAAAACTACAAGATTTACTTTcgtataataataacccTAAAAATTGTAATGATGGCGACAAGGAAAcaattcaagaagaaaataatcttTCGTTTCAAATTAGAACCTTGAAAGTAGATATAGATCGTCAAACTTTGACTATACCATTTATCCCTTTGTAG
- the CKI1 gene encoding bifunctional choline kinase/ethanolamine kinase CKI1 (similar to Saccharomyces cerevisiae EKI1 (YDR147W) and CKI1 (YLR133W); ancestral locus Anc_8.328) — protein sequence MPTSSYRHSRSHSRSSSSSRRPSLSRQRSSHRLIRTISVESLELHKDQNNTSALTTGTTTTTTTTSIETTTTTTTTTTKHDIDGEELNLDSKLDTLNLNNNECIEVPFIKATIDNTLPQDYLKDDILNMIQSLKIPKWHQRGHFVSSPLKRDSLILTKITGAMTNAIYKVEYPSLPSLLLRVYGSNNDTIIDRDYELQVLARLSIRNIGPSLFGCFSNGRFEQFLENATTLNKDDIRDWKTSQRIARRMKELHIGVPLLSSEREKGPVCWQKINQWVKFLDTNPKAQIWIKNDTNIQTHLLCKNWKDFKTAISKYQNWLSSFHSDAKGKNLGFCHNDAQYGNLLFSAPIKPTTNDINIDSNTPTATTSTSEPPTLSTATSSSSLFPSNSRIQIDEIIKPTKQEQSQDSKLVVIDFEYSGANPVAYDLANHFSEWMYDYNNASAPHVAHVESYPNREQILNFIYSYVSHLRGGAREPIDEEVKVLYNSILRWRGVCQLFWSIWAVLQSKDLKLMLETENETFEGPNGEQYIVKVEKDNNNDNEMIERIDSIDDESVGVDIDSFDYMAYCQDKISIFWGDLIKFNVVNEFECYSLDSARYLDSEEL from the coding sequence atgcCCACTTCATCATATCGCCATTCAAGATCTCATTCTAGGTCTTCAAGTTCTTCTAGAAGACCATCTTTAAGTCGTCAGAGATCTTCACATAGATTAATCCGTACAATTAGCGTTGAGTCCCTCGAGCTCCATAAGGACCAAAATAATACTTCAGCTTTGACAACTGGTACTACTACAACCACCACCACTACTAGCATTGAAacgacaacaacaacaacaactacaacaacaaaacaTGACATTGATGGTGAAGAGTTGAATTTAGATTCAAAACTTGACACATTGAACcttaataacaatgaatGCATCGAGGTTCCCTTTATCAAGGCGACAATCGATAACACCCTCCCtcaagattatttaaaggATGATATCCTTAATATGATCCAATCAttaaaaattccaaaatggCACCAAAGAGGTCATTTTGTTTCATCCCCTTTAAAACGagattcattgattttaacGAAGATTACTGGTGCCATGACAAACGCAATTTATAAAGTGGAATATCCATCATTACCGTCCTTACTATTAAGAGTTTACGGTTCTAATAATGACACGATCATTGATAGAGATTACGAGTTACAAGTTTTGGCAAGATTATCTATACGTAACATTGGGCCTTCATTATTTGGTTGTTTTTCTAATGGTAGATTTGAACAATTCTTAGAAAATGCAACTACTttgaataaagatgatattaGGGATTGGAAAACTTCTCAAAGAATTGCAAGAAGAATGAAAGAGTTACATATTGGTGTGCCTCTTTTAAGTTCTGAAAGGGAGAAAGGACCCGTTTGTTGGCAAAAGATTAATCAATGGGTAAAGTTCCTAGACACGAATCCAAAAGCACAAATTTGGATTAAGAATGATACTAATATTCAAACCCATTTGCTTTGcaaaaattggaaagatttTAAAACTGCCATATcgaaatatcaaaattggTTATCATCATTCCACTCGGATGCAAAGGGTAAGAATTTAGGATTTTGTCATAATGATGCACAGTATGGTAATTTATTGTTTAGTGCGCCAATTAAACCCACAactaatgatattaatattgatagCAATACCCCTACTGCTACTACTAGTACATCGGAACCACCGACGCTATCAACAGCAacgtcatcatcatcgttaTTTCCTTCCAATTCTAGGattcaaattgatgaaattatcaaaccaacaaaacaagaacaaagTCAAGATTCCAAACTAGTAGTCATTGATTTCGAATATTCTGGTGCCAATCCAGTTGCCTATGATTTAGCTAATCATTTTAGTGAATGGATGTACGATTATAATAATGCATCAGCACCGCATGTAGCACATGTGGAATCATACCCAAATAGGGaacaaatattgaatttcatttattcCTATGTTTCTCATTTAAGAGGTGGTGCTAGGGAACctattgatgaagaagttaAAGTTCTTTATAATTCTATATTAAGATGGAGAGGCGTTTGTCAGTTATTTTGGTCTATTTGGGCAGTTTTACAAAGTAAAGATTTAAAGTTGATGCTTGAGactgaaaatgaaacattTGAAGGTCCTAATGGTGAACAATATATAGTCAAAGTGGAGaaggataataataatgataacgaGATGATAGAGAGGATTGATAgtattgatgatgaaagtgTGGGTGTGGATATTGATAGTTTCGATTATATGGCATATTGTCAAGacaaaatttcaatattttggggtgatttaattaaatttaatgtaGTGAACGAATTCGAATGTTATTCCCTGGACTCAGCTAGATATTTAGACTCTGAGGAGTTATGA
- the ZRT2 gene encoding low-affinity Zn(2+) transporter ZRT2 (similar to Saccharomyces cerevisiae ZRT2 (YLR130C); ancestral locus Anc_8.325), with amino-acid sequence MLELLARDDAVVCEISNDYNGHSGLRILAVFIILISSGLGVYFPILSSRYSFIRLPSWCFFLAKFFGSGVIVSTAFIHLLDPAAEALGNECLGGTFVEYPWAFGICLMSLFLLFFVEIVTHYFVAKSFGDEHHDHGNNINSVHDDDADSSDESITSYTEDHPVILPRRSHNDIENQFQKSNCKLAQSAQNPDDDDDDEEEEDDKLKEEKEREALQDRQNISGNNKNNDNMTRFNSIPGKDHFSHDTDHQDQTQLGTPIEEEDKEQYLNQMFAVFILEFGIIFHSVFVGLSLSVSGEEFETLFIVLTFHQMFEGLGLGTRVAETNWPSNRRYTPWLMGLAFTITSPIAVAIGIGVRHSWIPGSRKALIANGVFDSISSGILIYTGLVELMAHEFLYSNQFKGPDGFKKMLAAYFIMCLGAGLMALLGKWA; translated from the coding sequence ATGCTGGAATTACTGGCAAGAGACGACGCAGTCGTATGTGAAATTTCCAACGATTACAACGGTCATAGTGGACTTCGAATACTAGCTGTATTCATAATTCTAATATCATCAGGACTCGGGGTTTACTTCCCTATATTATCATCTCGCTATTCATTCATCAGATTACCAAGTTGGTGTTTCTTTCTCGCGAAATTCTTCGGATCTGGTGTCATTGTTTCCACTGCCTTCATACATCTGTTAGATCCTGCTGCTGAAGCCTTGGGTAATGAATGTCTAGGTGGGACGTTCGTGGAATACCCTTGGGCGTTTGGGATCTGTCTGATGTCATTGTTCCTTTTATTCTTCGTGGAGATCGTTActcattattttgttgcCAAGAGTTTCGGTGATGAACATCATGATCatggtaataatatcaattctGTTCATGATGATGACGCTGATAGCAGCGATGAGAGTATAACTAGCTATACAGAAGATCATCCGGTGATTTTACCTAGGCGTTCTCATAATGATATagaaaatcaatttcagAAATCAAATTGTAAATTGGCCCAATCAGCTCAAAACCCCGATgacgacgatgatgatgaggagGAGGAAGATGACAAGTtaaaagaggaaaaagaaCGAGAAGCATTGCAAGATAGACAAAACATTAGTGgtaataacaaaaataatgataatatgaCCCGTTTCAACTCTATACCGGGGAAAGATCATTTTTCTCATGATACAGATCATCAAGATCAAACTCAATTAGGTACcccaattgaagaagaagataaagaacaatatttaaatcaaaTGTTTGCCGTGTTCATCTTGGAATTCggtattattttccacTCTGTCTTTGTGGGGCTTTCCTTATCCGTCTCAGgtgaagaatttgaaacattATTCATCGTCTTAACTTTCCATCAGATGTTTGAAGGACTGGGGTTAGGAACAAGAGTTGCAGAAACAAATTGGCCATCAAATAGAAGGTATACTCCATGGTTAATGGGATTAGCATTCACAATAACGTCCCCAATTGCAGTGGCTATTGGGATTGGTGTGAGACATTCATGGATCCCAGGTTCCAGAAAGGCATTGATTGCTAACGGGGtttttgattcaatttcttcaggTATCTTGATATATACTGGATTAGTAGAATTAATGGCTCATGAGTTTTTATATTCTAATCAATTCAAAGGTCCCGATGGCTTCAAGAAAATGCTGGCGGCATATTTTATCATGTGTTTAGGTGCCGGTTTAATGGCCCTTCTAGGTAAATGGGCATAG